The following are encoded together in the Falsiruegeria litorea R37 genome:
- a CDS encoding enoyl-CoA hydratase produces the protein MTTRVLDTGTDKLLGSVTDGVATLTLNNPTKRNALGDEMTPALRRMLLETETDPDVRVLVLTGAEGAFCAGGDIGGMGDTLAGGKTPNTDDMISRLREAQNTASLRLYEYSKPTIAALPGAAAGAGMSIALACDLRITGESGFLYPAFGAIGLSGDFGGSWLLSHYIGPARAKEVYFTNHRILPDDGLALGLFNRVVADEELENETQALAQQIADFAPMALRYMKENHNRARSTDLRTAMNMEADRMIRTLLSEDHKEGARAFMEKRKPDFKGQ, from the coding sequence ATGACCACACGTGTATTGGACACCGGGACGGACAAACTGTTGGGCTCTGTCACCGACGGCGTCGCGACCCTGACCCTGAACAACCCCACCAAGCGCAACGCCCTGGGGGATGAGATGACCCCCGCCCTGCGACGGATGCTGCTGGAGACCGAGACAGACCCGGACGTGCGCGTGCTGGTCCTGACCGGGGCCGAGGGTGCCTTCTGCGCCGGTGGCGACATTGGTGGGATGGGTGACACGTTGGCGGGCGGCAAGACCCCCAACACCGACGACATGATCAGCCGTCTGCGAGAGGCGCAGAATACCGCCTCACTGCGCCTTTACGAATATTCCAAACCCACCATCGCCGCCCTGCCGGGAGCCGCGGCCGGTGCTGGAATGTCGATCGCATTGGCCTGCGATCTGCGGATTACCGGCGAAAGCGGTTTCCTCTATCCGGCGTTTGGCGCCATCGGGTTGAGCGGCGATTTCGGCGGGAGCTGGCTGCTGAGCCACTACATCGGCCCGGCCCGCGCCAAAGAGGTCTATTTCACAAACCACCGCATCCTCCCTGACGATGGGCTGGCGCTGGGCCTGTTCAACCGTGTGGTCGCGGACGAGGAACTGGAGAATGAAACCCAAGCGCTGGCCCAGCAGATTGCAGACTTTGCCCCCATGGCTTTGCGCTACATGAAGGAAAACCACAACCGCGCGCGCTCGACCGATCTGCGCACGGCCATGAACATGGAGGCGGACCGGATGATCCGCACCCTACTGAGCGAGGACCACAAAGAGGGTGCGCGCGCTTTCATGGAAAAGCGCAAGCCCGACTTCAAAGGGCAATAA
- a CDS encoding NADP-dependent oxidoreductase, which translates to MQNRKITIAELPKAQLTTEHFRLENAEMPVPAKGEVLLRTILMSIDAANRSWMQGATYRDAVKVGDTMPTYAICEVVESRSPHVAIGDIVATESVWADYVTRPGDGVDKLPDARPLSHLMSVYGIAGKTAFHGLINVGRPTAGETVVVSAAAGSVGGFVGQIAKALGCRVVGIAGGPEKCARVVDELGFDACVDYREPGLFKALRTACPDGIDVYFDNVGGQILETAVFQMNTRGRIVCCGAISQYDTDQITGPRNLPGLVVVKRLRMEGFIVMDFADQDAPALRALRQWVEAGQIKINEDIVEGLENAPKALIGLLAGDNIGKRMVRVGPDPQN; encoded by the coding sequence ATGCAAAATCGCAAGATCACCATCGCGGAGCTTCCCAAGGCGCAGCTAACGACAGAGCATTTCAGGCTGGAGAATGCAGAAATGCCCGTGCCTGCCAAAGGAGAGGTTCTGCTGCGCACCATCCTGATGTCCATCGACGCGGCCAACCGCTCGTGGATGCAGGGCGCCACCTATCGCGACGCGGTCAAAGTAGGGGACACGATGCCGACCTATGCGATATGCGAGGTGGTCGAGAGCCGATCGCCCCATGTTGCAATTGGTGACATCGTAGCCACGGAAAGCGTTTGGGCCGATTACGTGACGCGTCCTGGGGATGGGGTCGACAAGCTTCCGGATGCCCGTCCCTTGTCGCATCTGATGTCGGTCTATGGCATCGCGGGAAAAACCGCCTTTCATGGCCTGATCAACGTAGGCCGCCCCACTGCGGGCGAAACCGTGGTCGTCTCGGCCGCCGCCGGGTCAGTGGGCGGTTTCGTCGGCCAGATTGCCAAGGCATTGGGATGCCGTGTCGTCGGCATCGCCGGCGGCCCCGAGAAATGCGCTCGCGTGGTTGACGAGCTGGGTTTTGACGCCTGCGTCGACTATCGCGAACCGGGCCTCTTCAAGGCTTTGCGCACTGCCTGCCCTGATGGCATCGACGTCTATTTCGACAATGTCGGCGGTCAGATCCTGGAAACGGCCGTGTTCCAGATGAATACTCGTGGGCGCATCGTCTGTTGTGGCGCGATCAGCCAATATGACACCGATCAGATCACCGGCCCGCGCAACTTGCCCGGGCTGGTGGTGGTCAAACGCCTGCGTATGGAGGGTTTCATCGTCATGGATTTTGCCGATCAGGACGCCCCCGCCCTGCGCGCCTTGCGCCAATGGGTCGAGGCCGGACAGATCAAAATCAACGAGGACATAGTCGAGGGTTTGGAAAACGCACCCAAGGCCCTGATCGGTCTGCTGGCCGGAGACAACATTGGCAAACGCATGGTTCGGGTCGGCCCGGATCCACAGAATTGA
- a CDS encoding MaoC family dehydratase — translation MSKIDEAVAQDEQRLGHEIGVSNWIEVDQAMINQFATVTHDEQWIHVDPKRAAAETPFGGTIAHGFLSLSLASRFAYDCLPVYDGQVMGINYGFNKIRFLSPVTAGSRLRGRFVLRDIKKRSEKELQRETGLTIEIEGKDTPALVAEWLSLSIFE, via the coding sequence ATGAGCAAAATCGATGAGGCCGTTGCGCAGGACGAACAGAGGCTGGGACACGAGATCGGCGTGTCGAACTGGATCGAAGTGGATCAGGCCATGATCAACCAGTTCGCAACTGTCACGCATGATGAACAGTGGATTCATGTCGATCCCAAACGCGCGGCAGCGGAAACGCCGTTTGGCGGCACCATCGCCCATGGGTTCCTGTCACTGTCCTTGGCTAGCCGCTTTGCCTATGACTGCTTGCCGGTCTACGACGGGCAAGTCATGGGCATCAACTATGGCTTCAACAAGATTCGATTCCTTAGCCCGGTTACTGCCGGATCGCGCTTACGTGGGCGCTTTGTGCTGCGTGACATAAAGAAGCGATCAGAGAAAGAGCTCCAACGGGAAACAGGTTTGACGATCGAGATTGAAGGCAAGGACACCCCTGCTTTGGTCGCCGAGTGGTTGAGCCTAAGCATTTTCGAATAG
- the aroQ gene encoding type II 3-dehydroquinate dehydratase — protein sequence MSRILVLNGPNLNLLGTRQPEVYGGTTLKMIEDACQQHAQAAGAIVTCFQSNHEGALIDAIHAAKGTQDGIVLNAGAYTHTSVALMDAIASVELPVIEVHLSNIHARERFRHHSYIAPVAIGQICGFGALGYNLAIDALVGHFKERSKA from the coding sequence ATGAGTAGAATTCTGGTCCTGAATGGCCCGAACCTTAACCTGTTGGGAACACGCCAACCCGAGGTTTACGGCGGCACGACATTGAAAATGATCGAAGACGCCTGTCAGCAGCACGCCCAGGCGGCGGGTGCGATCGTGACCTGTTTTCAATCGAACCATGAAGGGGCCCTGATCGACGCCATTCACGCGGCCAAAGGCACCCAAGATGGCATTGTCCTGAATGCGGGCGCCTACACTCATACCTCTGTTGCTTTGATGGACGCCATCGCATCGGTCGAACTGCCCGTGATCGAGGTGCATCTGTCGAACATTCACGCCCGTGAACGGTTTCGCCATCACTCGTACATCGCACCCGTTGCAATTGGCCAAATCTGTGGTTTTGGGGCTCTGGGGTACAATCTTGCAATCGACGCACTTGTGGGCCACTTCAAAGAGCGATCAAAGGCATGA
- a CDS encoding LuxR family transcriptional regulator — translation MTLSEYLNHVSCAKTLEELWAAHTTKMADFGFDRLLYGYTRYKTETSLGDPEDFVILSNHSQDYIDGFLHSGLYFHAPMLHWALEHEGAKSWQMINQIMEDKTMTDEQRQVYQFNLSKGVTAGYTVSFNSVSVRSKGAISLCAKEGMTQEDVDRVWAAHGEDILLMNNVAHLKILTLPYTAPNRSLTKRQREALEWVGDGKTTQDIAILMGLTSATVEKHLRLAREALSVETTAQAVLKAALHNQMFVMEV, via the coding sequence ATGACTCTTTCGGAATACCTTAACCACGTCTCCTGTGCGAAAACCCTAGAAGAGTTGTGGGCCGCGCATACCACCAAGATGGCAGATTTCGGCTTTGATCGACTGCTGTATGGCTATACGCGGTATAAGACTGAAACTTCGCTGGGTGATCCCGAAGATTTCGTAATCCTGTCCAATCACAGTCAGGATTACATCGACGGCTTTCTTCACTCTGGCCTCTATTTTCATGCACCGATGCTGCATTGGGCGCTAGAGCACGAAGGCGCAAAAAGCTGGCAGATGATCAACCAGATCATGGAAGACAAAACCATGACGGATGAGCAGCGCCAAGTGTATCAGTTCAACCTGTCCAAAGGCGTAACGGCTGGCTACACGGTGAGCTTCAATTCTGTGTCCGTGCGATCAAAAGGCGCCATTTCGCTGTGCGCCAAAGAGGGCATGACCCAGGAAGATGTCGACAGGGTCTGGGCCGCGCATGGCGAAGACATTCTGTTGATGAACAATGTTGCACATCTGAAAATTCTGACCTTGCCTTACACGGCACCCAATCGCAGCCTTACAAAACGGCAACGTGAAGCATTGGAATGGGTCGGTGACGGAAAAACCACCCAAGACATCGCCATTTTGATGGGCCTTACTTCGGCTACGGTGGAAAAACATTTGCGCCTTGCCCGCGAAGCACTTTCGGTCGAAACCACCGCGCAAGCGGTTCTGAAGGCGGCGCTGCACAATCAGATGTTTGTCATGGAAGTCTAA